A stretch of Desulfovibrio sp. UIB00 DNA encodes these proteins:
- the panB gene encoding 3-methyl-2-oxobutanoate hydroxymethyltransferase, with amino-acid sequence MKNTIVTFREAKGQEKLVMLTAYDYSTARVMDMAGVDALLVGDSLGMVMLGYPDTLSVTVDDMVRHCSAVARGAQKALVVCDMPFMSYHVSVEDTVRNAGRLMTEGRAQAVKLEGGAEFAAEVRALTRASIPVMGHLGLTPQSVNAFGGFKVQGKSMAAAQKLLDDARALQEAGAFALVLECVPAPLAERVTQALSIPVIGIGAGAGCDGQVLVWQDMTGMTLSHLPRFVKRFGEVGASLRSAVEAYAREVRAGAFPGEDHVYPLPEGMEKTLKKLK; translated from the coding sequence ATGAAGAATACCATAGTTACCTTCCGCGAGGCCAAAGGGCAGGAAAAGCTCGTCATGCTGACGGCTTATGATTACAGCACCGCACGGGTCATGGACATGGCCGGGGTGGATGCCCTGCTTGTGGGCGATTCGCTGGGTATGGTCATGCTGGGCTATCCCGACACGCTTTCCGTCACGGTGGACGACATGGTGCGCCACTGCTCCGCCGTGGCGCGCGGTGCGCAAAAAGCCCTTGTGGTCTGCGACATGCCCTTTATGAGCTACCACGTTTCTGTGGAAGATACCGTGCGTAATGCCGGGCGGCTCATGACTGAAGGCCGTGCCCAGGCGGTCAAGCTTGAAGGCGGCGCGGAATTTGCCGCAGAAGTGCGGGCGCTGACGCGGGCTTCCATTCCCGTCATGGGGCATCTTGGCCTCACGCCGCAATCGGTGAACGCTTTTGGCGGGTTCAAGGTACAGGGCAAAAGCATGGCTGCAGCCCAGAAACTGCTGGACGATGCCCGCGCCCTGCAAGAAGCCGGGGCTTTCGCCCTGGTGCTGGAATGCGTGCCCGCGCCACTGGCCGAGCGCGTGACCCAGGCCCTGTCCATCCCGGTTATTGGCATCGGCGCTGGCGCTGGCTGCGATGGGCAGGTTCTTGTGTGGCAGGATATGACGGGCATGACCCTGAGCCACCTGCCGCGCTTCGTCAAACGCTTTGGCGAAGTGGGCGCAAGCCTGCGCTCGGCGGTGGAGGCCTATGCGCGTGAAGTGCGCGCGGGCGCGTTCCCCGGTGAGGATCACGTCTACCCCCTGCCGGAAGGTATGGAAAAGACACTGAAAAAATTGAAGTAA
- the speB gene encoding agmatinase — MQDKFLASEYPQSAPEQAGFHIIPVPLEQSVSYGGGTVKGPQALLAASHQLEAWECGFAPGESGFFTAQAVDCAGPITDTLDRIEAAVAHAIACEAVPVVLGGEHTVTLGALRALARQAEKTGEPFGVVQFDAHADLRPQYEGSPFSHASVMYRAVADLGLPLTQFAVRDFCREEAEIRKKFNVTHYDAYFLARVGLPELPLPEDFPKNIYITFDVDGLDSSIMPATGTPSPGGINWREAQYMLERCVAGRRVVGLDVVELAPIEGLHHADFTAAKLTHLIMGLAHDANQKEAQS; from the coding sequence ATGCAAGACAAGTTTCTGGCTTCTGAATATCCCCAGTCTGCGCCGGAGCAGGCAGGGTTTCACATTATCCCCGTTCCTCTGGAGCAGAGCGTTTCTTATGGCGGCGGCACGGTCAAAGGCCCGCAAGCCCTGCTTGCCGCATCCCACCAGCTTGAAGCCTGGGAATGCGGATTCGCACCTGGCGAGTCAGGTTTTTTTACCGCTCAGGCCGTGGACTGCGCTGGCCCCATAACCGACACGCTTGACCGCATAGAGGCCGCTGTGGCCCATGCCATTGCCTGCGAGGCAGTGCCTGTGGTGCTGGGCGGTGAACATACCGTGACGCTCGGGGCCTTGCGTGCGCTGGCCCGGCAGGCGGAAAAAACGGGCGAACCCTTTGGGGTTGTGCAGTTTGACGCCCACGCTGACCTGCGGCCCCAGTATGAGGGCAGCCCCTTTTCACACGCCAGCGTCATGTACCGTGCCGTGGCCGACCTCGGCCTGCCGCTCACGCAGTTTGCCGTGCGCGATTTCTGCCGGGAAGAAGCCGAGATCCGCAAGAAGTTCAACGTCACCCATTACGATGCCTACTTCCTCGCCCGCGTGGGCCTGCCGGAGCTGCCCCTGCCCGAGGATTTCCCCAAAAATATTTACATCACCTTCGATGTGGACGGGCTTGATTCGTCCATCATGCCAGCAACAGGAACGCCCTCGCCCGGCGGCATCAACTGGCGCGAGGCCCAGTACATGCTGGAACGCTGCGTGGCGGGCCGCCGCGTGGTGGGGCTGGACGTGGTGGAACTGGCCCCCATTGAGGGCCTGCACCATGCGGACTTTACGGCTGCCAAACTTACCCACCTCATCATGGGGCTGGCCCACGATGCCAATCAGAAGGAGGCTCAGTCATGA
- a CDS encoding class I SAM-dependent methyltransferase, with protein MDWDARLYDQSHDFVAAYGENLLGLLPDGLGFVVDVGCGTGTLTEALTARAARVVGIDASPDMIEQARMRLPQVEFLVMDACDMPWNGCVDALFSNAALHWIEDQERLTAAMARALRPGGLLVCEFGAQGNIGRIRAAFGAAFQAVLAGEGIGPAHLNSERFYFPSAQEYAGLLSRHGFSVRLAEEYDRPTPLKGGEEGLARWMAQFFAQDLDCVAPEAQEKVFAAVADALRASMWNNGGWIADYRRLRVVAVKH; from the coding sequence ATGGATTGGGATGCCCGTCTTTATGACCAGAGCCACGACTTTGTGGCAGCCTACGGTGAAAACCTGCTGGGGCTGTTGCCCGATGGTCTGGGCTTTGTTGTTGACGTAGGCTGCGGCACAGGCACACTGACAGAAGCCTTGACCGCCAGAGCCGCCCGCGTGGTGGGCATCGACGCCTCGCCCGACATGATCGAGCAGGCCAGGATGCGCCTGCCGCAAGTGGAATTTCTGGTAATGGACGCCTGCGACATGCCGTGGAACGGCTGCGTGGACGCGCTGTTTTCCAACGCCGCGCTGCACTGGATAGAAGATCAGGAGCGTCTGACCGCCGCCATGGCGCGGGCGCTGCGCCCCGGCGGCCTTCTGGTGTGCGAATTTGGCGCGCAGGGCAATATCGGGCGTATCCGCGCTGCCTTTGGGGCGGCCTTTCAGGCCGTGCTGGCAGGGGAAGGCATTGGCCCGGCGCATCTGAACAGCGAGCGTTTTTATTTTCCCTCGGCGCAGGAATACGCAGGCCTGCTGAGCCGTCACGGATTTTCCGTGCGGCTTGCGGAAGAGTACGACAGGCCTACCCCTCTCAAAGGAGGGGAAGAAGGCCTTGCCCGCTGGATGGCCCAGTTTTTTGCTCAGGATCTGGATTGCGTGGCCCCAGAGGCTCAGGAAAAGGTTTTTGCCGCCGTGGCGGATGCCCTGCGCGCATCCATGTGGAATAACGGCGGTTGGATTGCTGATTATCGGCGGCTGCGGGTCGTGGCCGTAAAACATTAA
- a CDS encoding multidrug effflux MFS transporter — MRITENDYIVGAGARLPRRRRLFLALLLGMMAAFGPLCTDTYLPSLPALAADLNISTATTQLTITACLLGMALGQLFVGPISDSTGRRKPLFMALIFFTLASICCAAAKTGNSFIALRFAQGLGGAGGIVLARAMACDLFRGPELTNFMSLLMAVNGIAPITGPLLGGWLASLSGWPLIFYFLTGFGVLLIVLSAAGLPETLPETMRREGGLRASWKAMGELLRQKPFMCYVGVQGFTMGGFFGYVAASPFVLQGMYGISPQGYSVIFGCNALSVMFVALATARLSRRFGEARLLQIGNTLRCAACLGVLAVTVLAPASPLPLLVGLFFMIALQGMTLPTSFTLGISAQNVGAGTASGILGVAVFIFGACTSPLVGLAGGDTAVPLGLVSACTGLAAAVLGQVGNSEMQKRAVREKQA, encoded by the coding sequence ATGCGCATTACGGAAAATGATTATATTGTGGGTGCCGGCGCAAGGCTGCCCCGCCGCCGCAGGCTGTTTCTGGCGCTCTTGCTGGGCATGATGGCTGCCTTTGGCCCGCTGTGTACCGATACCTATCTGCCAAGCCTGCCCGCGCTGGCGGCAGATCTTAATATCTCCACGGCAACAACCCAGTTGACCATCACGGCCTGTCTGCTGGGCATGGCCCTCGGGCAATTGTTTGTGGGGCCCATTTCAGACTCCACCGGACGGCGCAAGCCACTGTTCATGGCGCTGATCTTCTTTACGCTGGCTTCCATCTGTTGCGCAGCGGCCAAAACGGGCAACAGCTTTATTGCTCTGCGCTTTGCGCAGGGGCTTGGCGGGGCAGGGGGGATTGTGCTGGCCCGCGCCATGGCATGCGACCTGTTTCGCGGGCCGGAGCTGACCAACTTCATGAGCCTGCTTATGGCGGTCAACGGCATTGCCCCCATTACCGGGCCGCTTCTGGGCGGGTGGCTGGCATCCCTGAGCGGTTGGCCCCTGATTTTTTATTTTCTGACGGGCTTTGGGGTGTTGCTCATCGTGCTGAGCGCTGCGGGCCTGCCCGAAACACTGCCGGAAACCATGCGCCGCGAGGGTGGTCTGCGCGCCTCGTGGAAGGCCATGGGCGAGCTTTTGCGGCAAAAACCCTTCATGTGTTATGTGGGCGTGCAGGGTTTCACCATGGGCGGATTTTTTGGTTACGTGGCGGCCTCGCCCTTTGTGCTGCAGGGCATGTACGGCATTTCGCCGCAGGGCTACAGCGTCATTTTTGGCTGCAACGCCTTGAGCGTCATGTTTGTCGCCCTTGCCACAGCCCGGCTGTCGCGCCGTTTTGGCGAAGCCCGTTTGCTGCAAATCGGCAACACGCTGCGCTGTGCGGCCTGCCTTGGCGTACTGGCCGTGACGGTGCTCGCGCCAGCTTCGCCTTTGCCGCTGCTCGTGGGGCTGTTTTTCATGATCGCCCTCCAGGGCATGACGCTCCCCACCAGCTTTACCCTTGGCATCAGCGCGCAAAATGTTGGCGCGGGAACGGCCTCGGGCATTCTGGGCGTGGCGGTCTTTATTTTTGGCGCGTGCACCTCCCCCCTTGTGGGGCTGGCCGGGGGCGATACCGCTGTGCCGCTGGGTCTGGTGAGCGCCTGCACGGGGCTTGCCGCCGCAGTACTTGGACAAGTTGGCAACAGCGAAATGCAAAAGCGCGCCGTGCGGGAAAAGCAGGCCTGA
- a CDS encoding ATP-dependent helicase, translated as MIDYAQALNEAQYEAATCGDGPVLVVAGAGSGKTRTIVYRLAWLAEHGVEPDAMLLLTFTRKAAQEMLHRAGLLLNQGLAGVQGGTFHAFGFGALRRWKPEWLGDRPFTVMDSADINEAVKHCKDQLKLGKGDRSFPKTQSIVGLLSKARNKELPLDEVLRREAFHLLPHADGLARLGDAYNAYRRDKGLLDYDDLLFELEALLRENPLAAASLRQRFSHILVDEYQDTNLVQARIVRLLAGPLDGPPGNVMAVGDEAQSIYAFRGANVRNILDFPTLFPGARVVRLEENYRSTKPVLDVANNLLSHAAESFRKNLFTRKEGGDPVRLVTPLSDMSQAKLVVRRVEELLATHLPHEIAVLFRAGFHSYNLEMALNQAGIAFRKYGGLRYTEAAHVKDVIAYARLLLNPLDLPAFARVAAQHSGIGPKTVEKLYAVARSGDQKSTEKAFAKYPGFLEDMRFVDDLRARPMPPSGTLSSVLEHYRPRLEALYPEDWPRRQQGLEEIIQMASGYSELDLFVADLALEAPEDDDADSNEGKITLSTVHSAKGLEWNAVLIIDLVEDRFPSRHALARPEDFEEERRLMYVACTRARQCLDLYAPASLYNRAERGSQHVSQSPFVRELAPGMVEEWIEGFGGVLSRRSVGGVGFGRKTAMSSAGGPGGAQVFSGGLLPRPQRPPSHDAYDDCQLAPDDAPVNAPASGSGKQTFPFATPTSTPAAAHGSSGSQAAADGELCYCRHRIFGRGKIVRHLPPDKVQVNFPGFGLKVILSEYLILES; from the coding sequence ATGATTGATTACGCTCAAGCCCTTAACGAAGCCCAGTACGAGGCAGCCACCTGCGGCGACGGCCCTGTGCTGGTTGTGGCAGGCGCAGGCAGCGGCAAAACCCGCACCATCGTCTACCGTCTGGCATGGCTGGCAGAACACGGCGTGGAACCTGACGCCATGCTCCTGCTCACCTTCACCCGCAAGGCCGCGCAGGAAATGCTGCACCGCGCGGGGCTGTTGCTCAATCAGGGGCTTGCGGGCGTGCAGGGCGGCACCTTCCACGCCTTTGGCTTTGGGGCGCTCAGGCGCTGGAAACCCGAATGGCTTGGCGACAGACCCTTCACAGTCATGGATTCCGCCGACATCAACGAGGCGGTCAAACACTGCAAGGATCAGCTCAAGCTGGGCAAGGGGGACAGGTCGTTTCCCAAAACCCAGAGCATTGTGGGGCTGCTGAGCAAGGCCCGCAACAAGGAGCTGCCGCTGGACGAAGTGCTGCGGCGCGAAGCCTTTCACCTGCTGCCCCATGCCGATGGTCTGGCCCGGCTGGGTGATGCCTACAATGCCTACCGCCGCGACAAGGGCCTGCTGGATTACGATGATCTGCTGTTCGAGCTTGAGGCCCTGCTGCGTGAAAATCCGCTGGCGGCCGCCTCGCTGCGGCAGAGGTTCAGCCATATTCTTGTGGACGAATATCAGGATACCAACCTGGTTCAGGCCCGCATTGTGCGCCTGCTGGCAGGGCCCTTGGACGGCCCACCAGGCAACGTCATGGCTGTGGGCGACGAAGCCCAGTCCATCTATGCCTTTCGCGGCGCCAATGTGCGCAACATATTGGACTTCCCCACGCTTTTTCCCGGCGCGCGCGTTGTACGGCTGGAGGAAAACTATCGCTCCACCAAGCCCGTGCTGGATGTGGCCAACAACCTGCTCTCCCACGCTGCGGAATCTTTCCGCAAAAATCTGTTCACGCGCAAGGAAGGCGGCGACCCGGTACGCCTTGTGACCCCGCTCAGCGACATGAGTCAGGCCAAGCTGGTGGTGCGCCGGGTTGAAGAACTGCTGGCGACCCATCTGCCGCACGAAATCGCGGTGCTGTTCCGCGCGGGCTTCCATTCCTATAATCTGGAAATGGCCCTCAACCAGGCAGGCATTGCCTTTCGCAAATACGGGGGGCTGCGCTATACCGAGGCTGCCCACGTCAAGGATGTTATCGCCTACGCCCGCCTGCTGCTTAACCCGCTCGACCTGCCCGCCTTTGCCCGCGTGGCGGCCCAGCACAGCGGCATTGGCCCCAAGACGGTAGAAAAACTCTATGCCGTGGCCCGCAGCGGCGACCAGAAATCCACAGAAAAAGCCTTTGCCAAGTATCCGGGATTTCTGGAAGACATGCGCTTTGTGGACGACCTGCGCGCCCGGCCCATGCCGCCCTCGGGCACGCTGTCGTCCGTTCTTGAGCATTACCGCCCTCGCCTCGAGGCCCTCTACCCGGAAGACTGGCCCCGCCGCCAGCAGGGGCTGGAAGAAATCATCCAGATGGCCTCCGGCTACAGCGAACTGGATCTTTTTGTGGCAGATCTTGCCCTTGAAGCGCCGGAAGACGATGACGCCGACAGCAACGAGGGCAAGATCACCCTTTCCACCGTGCATTCGGCCAAGGGGCTGGAGTGGAATGCCGTTCTGATCATTGATCTGGTGGAAGACCGCTTTCCTTCGCGCCACGCTCTGGCCCGGCCAGAAGATTTTGAAGAAGAGCGCCGCCTCATGTACGTGGCCTGCACCCGCGCGCGGCAGTGCCTTGACCTTTACGCCCCGGCTTCGCTTTACAACAGGGCGGAGCGCGGCAGTCAGCACGTGAGCCAGAGCCCCTTTGTGCGTGAGCTTGCGCCCGGCATGGTTGAAGAATGGATTGAAGGCTTCGGCGGCGTGCTTTCGCGCCGTAGCGTTGGCGGCGTGGGTTTTGGGCGTAAAACCGCCATGTCTTCTGCTGGCGGGCCTGGTGGCGCGCAGGTCTTTTCGGGCGGGCTTTTGCCGCGTCCGCAGCGCCCGCCGAGCCACGATGCCTATGACGACTGCCAGCTTGCGCCTGACGATGCGCCGGTGAATGCGCCAGCAAGCGGCTCGGGCAAGCAGACTTTTCCCTTTGCGACCCCCACGTCCACCCCTGCGGCGGCTCATGGAAGTTCAGGGTCGCAGGCCGCAGCCGATGGCGAACTGTGTTACTGCCGCCACCGTATTTTCGGGCGGGGCAAGATCGTGCGACATCTGCCGCCGGACAAGGTGCAGGTGAATTTCCCCGGCTTCGGCCTCAAGGTCATCCTGAGCGAATATCTGATTCTGGAGAGCTGA
- the thiL gene encoding thiamine-phosphate kinase, with amino-acid sequence MVPPHASPVSHGSLSEDGILACLGRHFPQTGPSLLLGRGDDCAVLRGGKPLAVSSDLFLEDVHFRRSYFTPEETGYKALAVNVSDLAACGARPAAFTLCLGLPGWVDEPWLDAFFSGMAGLAKQHNMVLAGGDLSGCERLHISVTVWGEPADPGTFLVRGGSMPGDVLFVVGRLGLARVGLKALEAQGRAALEQWPAACAAHLHPEPQVDAGLMLARAGFNARPPALMDVSDGIMRDLPRLLGLTGELSAAGQASRGSLGAEIMLARGQLHPEVVSYAEAHGKNPVHEALLGGEDYALLGSCAPDMLPPLHAAIPRLTSIGVVTAGGGIVCNNEPLDTLSDMRGFDHFEHKRQKA; translated from the coding sequence ATGGTTCCGCCCCACGCATCCCCTGTTTCTCATGGCTCTCTTTCTGAAGACGGCATTCTAGCCTGTCTTGGCAGGCATTTTCCGCAGACCGGGCCTTCCCTGCTGCTGGGCAGGGGCGATGACTGCGCCGTGCTGCGCGGCGGCAAGCCCCTTGCCGTGAGCAGTGACCTTTTTCTGGAAGACGTGCATTTTCGCCGCTCGTATTTTACCCCTGAAGAAACAGGCTACAAGGCGCTGGCCGTCAATGTGAGCGATCTTGCGGCCTGCGGGGCGCGGCCCGCCGCCTTTACCCTCTGCCTCGGCCTGCCCGGCTGGGTGGACGAGCCGTGGCTGGACGCGTTTTTCTCCGGCATGGCCGGGCTTGCCAAGCAACACAACATGGTGCTGGCCGGAGGCGATCTTTCCGGCTGCGAGCGCCTGCATATTTCTGTGACCGTGTGGGGCGAACCCGCCGACCCCGGCACCTTTCTTGTGCGCGGCGGCAGCATGCCCGGCGATGTGCTCTTTGTGGTGGGCCGCCTTGGCCTTGCCCGGGTGGGGCTCAAAGCCCTTGAAGCTCAAGGCCGCGCGGCTCTGGAGCAATGGCCCGCCGCCTGCGCGGCGCACCTGCACCCCGAGCCGCAGGTGGACGCTGGCCTCATGCTGGCGCGGGCAGGATTCAACGCCCGGCCGCCTGCGCTCATGGATGTTTCTGACGGCATCATGCGTGATCTGCCCCGTTTGCTTGGCCTTACGGGCGAATTGAGCGCGGCGGGTCAGGCCTCGCGCGGCAGCTTGGGGGCGGAAATTATGCTGGCCCGTGGGCAGCTGCACCCGGAAGTAGTGAGCTATGCCGAAGCCCATGGCAAAAATCCCGTACACGAGGCCCTGCTTGGCGGCGAGGATTACGCCCTGCTTGGTTCGTGCGCGCCCGACATGCTGCCCCCCCTGCATGCGGCCATACCGCGCCTTACAAGCATCGGCGTTGTCACCGCTGGCGGCGGTATTGTGTGCAACAACGAACCGCTGGACACTCTGTCGGACATGCGCGGCTTTGACCACTTTGAGCACAAAAGGCAGAAAGCCTGA
- a CDS encoding class II aldolase/adducin family protein produces MSNTSHRSASAPLSNDQPSIPSETVEEFRAICRDAWKQGLLSGCNGNTSRRLGSNAPGLVCVTRSGAAKGRLTAADCCLMDIATGATVSGGPASTESGMHLAIYRARPDCNAILHTHPRRLLALSLRLAGRQEDFLRLPLFEAEVWRAKLGFAPALPPGTAELAEAVALAASGKDAVWMAGHGLCCLGRTLADALCLAEELEHLAALQILATV; encoded by the coding sequence ATGAGCAACACCTCGCACCGATCAGCATCCGCGCCGCTTTCAAACGATCAACCATCCATCCCTTCTGAGACGGTTGAAGAATTTCGCGCAATTTGCCGCGATGCATGGAAGCAGGGCCTGCTGTCCGGCTGCAACGGCAACACCAGCCGCAGGCTCGGCAGCAACGCGCCAGGGCTTGTCTGTGTCACGCGCAGCGGCGCTGCCAAGGGCAGGCTGACCGCCGCCGACTGTTGCCTTATGGACATCGCCACAGGCGCAACCGTGTCTGGCGGGCCTGCGTCCACTGAATCGGGCATGCACCTTGCCATCTATCGCGCCCGCCCGGACTGCAACGCCATTTTGCACACACACCCTCGCCGCCTGCTTGCCTTGAGCCTGCGGCTGGCGGGCAGGCAAGAGGACTTTTTGCGCCTGCCCCTTTTTGAAGCCGAGGTGTGGCGGGCCAAGCTGGGCTTTGCCCCGGCACTCCCCCCCGGCACCGCCGAGCTGGCAGAGGCCGTAGCTCTGGCTGCCAGCGGCAAGGATGCCGTGTGGATGGCTGGGCATGGCCTGTGCTGTCTTGGGCGCACCTTGGCCGATGCCCTGTGTCTGGCTGAAGAGCTGGAACATCTGGCCGCGCTACAGATACTTGCCACGGTTTAA
- a CDS encoding DUF4198 domain-containing protein, producing MHIRSHLCTALALMGLMISSTAALAHEFILKPDTATPAAGQKTRLQAQAAHVFMVSEEAENPANVRLYLLQGDKKTDIALAEDKALVSLVGDFTLAQNGPAMLVGHRLPQIWCETTQGEMEGSRSALEAKGMKVKSSGKYEKFAKTLLNPASNDTLFGKALGQDLELVLLTNPADIKPGAPLNVQVLLRGKPVANATVGLTHDAFSKEQDTYKSKVQTDAQGKASFTVDKPALWMLRTTVVEKTPGTDADEHHLRATYVFPVK from the coding sequence ATGCATATCCGTTCGCACCTCTGCACCGCTCTGGCCCTTATGGGTCTCATGATTTCCAGCACTGCCGCCCTGGCCCACGAATTCATCCTCAAGCCCGACACGGCAACCCCTGCCGCCGGGCAGAAAACCCGCCTGCAGGCGCAGGCGGCCCATGTGTTCATGGTCAGCGAAGAAGCCGAAAACCCCGCCAACGTGCGCTTGTACCTCTTGCAGGGCGACAAAAAAACCGACATCGCCCTTGCGGAAGACAAGGCGCTTGTTTCGCTGGTGGGCGACTTCACCCTCGCGCAGAACGGCCCCGCCATGCTGGTGGGCCACCGCCTGCCCCAGATATGGTGCGAAACAACCCAGGGTGAAATGGAAGGCAGCCGCTCCGCCCTTGAAGCCAAAGGCATGAAGGTCAAATCTTCCGGCAAGTATGAAAAATTCGCTAAAACCCTGCTCAATCCCGCCAGCAACGACACCCTGTTCGGCAAGGCCCTTGGTCAGGATCTGGAACTTGTACTGCTGACCAATCCCGCTGACATCAAGCCCGGCGCCCCCCTGAACGTACAGGTACTGCTGCGCGGCAAGCCCGTGGCCAACGCGACTGTGGGCCTGACCCACGATGCCTTCAGCAAGGAACAGGACACCTACAAATCCAAGGTGCAGACTGATGCGCAGGGCAAGGCATCCTTTACCGTGGACAAGCCCGCACTGTGGATGCTGCGCACCACTGTGGTGGAAAAGACCCCCGGCACGGACGCGGATGAGCACCATCTGCGCGCCACCTATGTGTTCCCCGTAAAGTAG
- the serS gene encoding serine--tRNA ligase → MIDLKLVQKQPEVLTKALTDRHSDLDVNEFLALDARRRALLTEVETLKSRRNVASAEVAAKKRAGEDATALLAEMSGVSERIKELDVETAQAKADVETWLMRVPNLPDAAVPVGKDESENVEVRRWGTPREFDFEPREHGDLGVALGGLDFERAARLTGSRFVVSLNWGARLERALVNFFLDQHTVAEDYIEVCPPYMVNRTSMTGTGQLPKFEEDLFKLREWEYYLIPTAEVPLTNLHAGEVLDEADLPRAYCAATPCFRSEAGSAGKDTRGLIRMHQFTKVEMVRFAHPDDSFNQLEIMRGHACNLLEMLELPYRVITLCTGDMGFSSAKTYDVEVWLPTQKTFREISSCSNCTDFQARRADIRFKPKGGKATFLHTLNGSGLPTGRTIAAILENCQQKDGSLVLPKVLVPYMGGREVIEPK, encoded by the coding sequence ATGATTGACCTCAAACTGGTGCAAAAGCAGCCCGAAGTGCTGACCAAGGCTTTGACCGACAGGCATTCGGATCTGGATGTTAATGAATTTCTAGCGCTGGACGCCCGCCGCCGCGCCCTGCTGACCGAGGTGGAAACCCTCAAGAGCCGCCGCAACGTGGCCTCTGCCGAAGTGGCCGCAAAAAAACGCGCGGGCGAAGATGCCACGGCTCTGCTGGCCGAAATGAGCGGCGTTTCCGAACGCATCAAGGAGCTGGACGTTGAAACCGCCCAAGCCAAGGCCGATGTGGAAACCTGGCTCATGCGCGTACCCAACCTGCCTGACGCCGCCGTGCCCGTGGGCAAGGATGAATCGGAAAACGTGGAGGTGCGCCGTTGGGGCACGCCGCGCGAATTTGATTTTGAGCCGCGCGAGCATGGCGATCTGGGCGTGGCCCTTGGCGGGCTTGATTTTGAGCGCGCCGCCCGCCTGACCGGCAGCCGCTTTGTGGTGTCCCTGAACTGGGGCGCGCGCCTTGAACGCGCACTGGTGAACTTTTTTCTTGATCAGCACACTGTGGCTGAAGACTATATTGAAGTCTGCCCGCCCTACATGGTCAACCGCACCAGCATGACAGGCACGGGCCAGTTGCCCAAGTTTGAGGAAGACCTGTTCAAGTTGCGCGAGTGGGAATACTACCTGATTCCCACTGCCGAAGTGCCGCTGACCAACCTGCACGCTGGCGAAGTGCTGGACGAGGCCGACCTGCCCCGCGCCTACTGCGCGGCCACACCCTGCTTCCGCTCCGAGGCGGGCAGCGCGGGCAAGGATACGCGCGGCCTTATCCGCATGCACCAGTTTACCAAGGTAGAGATGGTGCGTTTCGCCCATCCTGACGACAGCTTCAACCAGCTTGAGATCATGCGCGGTCATGCCTGCAACCTACTGGAAATGCTCGAACTGCCCTACCGCGTCATCACGCTCTGCACGGGTGACATGGGCTTCAGCTCTGCCAAAACCTATGATGTTGAAGTGTGGCTGCCCACGCAAAAAACCTTCCGCGAAATTTCGTCCTGCTCCAATTGCACGGACTTTCAGGCCCGCAGGGCCGATATCCGCTTCAAGCCCAAGGGCGGCAAGGCCACGTTCCTGCACACGCTCAACGGCTCCGGCCTGCCCACGGGCCGCACCATTGCCGCCATCCTTGAAAACTGCCAGCAAAAGGACGGCAGCCTTGTGTTGCCCAAGGTGCTGGTTCCCTACATGGGCGGCAGGGAAGTTATCGAACCGAAATAA